One genomic window of Bartonella sp. HY038 includes the following:
- a CDS encoding DUF1266 domain-containing protein, translated as MAAIESERRLKSALKSAWGIVDGESFEDISGWLLHEGHRYYFDMVTERAIAMNKNPTIERMNEDVEYFSKLENSEGLVEYYEKLITLLESDILRRLQLPPVKSIMAWNMARLIGITLNALALEYVDEDKAWEICSTALSMTRYQYSNWKEFADAFLFGRAFWYDFDDETMPEIYGELKNISTTAIICFMSPILFGLAIPCIINNTQGQI; from the coding sequence GTGGCCGCAATAGAATCAGAAAGAAGACTAAAAAGCGCCCTGAAATCAGCTTGGGGCATAGTTGATGGCGAAAGCTTTGAGGATATTTCTGGTTGGTTGTTACATGAAGGTCATCGATATTATTTTGATATGGTAACTGAGCGCGCCATTGCGATGAATAAAAATCCTACCATAGAAAGAATGAACGAGGATGTGGAATATTTTTCAAAGCTCGAAAATAGTGAAGGGCTTGTGGAATATTATGAAAAGCTAATTACACTTTTGGAAAGTGATATTTTAAGACGGTTGCAGTTGCCGCCGGTTAAATCCATTATGGCATGGAATATGGCTCGCCTTATCGGTATTACCCTCAATGCTTTAGCATTAGAATATGTGGATGAGGATAAAGCTTGGGAAATTTGTAGTACAGCATTATCTATGACACGCTATCAGTATAGCAATTGGAAAGAGTTTGCCGATGCTTTTTTATTTGGTCGGGCTTTTTGGTATGATTTTGATGATGAAACTATGCCCGAAATCTATGGGGAATTGAAGAATATATCAACAACTGCGATAATATGCTTCATGAGCCCAATTCTGTTTGGTCTCGCTATCCCTTGCATTATAAATAATACGCAAGGCCAAATCTGA
- the dapD gene encoding 2,3,4,5-tetrahydropyridine-2,6-dicarboxylate N-succinyltransferase: MTQANYHALEALIEQAFDTRDSISTDTKGEVRDSVEHVLSLLDKGELRVAERRDNGEWHVNQWAKKAVLLSFRLNPMALIKGGPDGSSWWDKVPSKFHGWGEEQFKQAAFRAVPNAIVRHSAYIAPNVILMPSFVNLGAHVGEGTMVDTWATVGSCAQIGKNVHLSGGVGIGGVLEPLQAGPTIIEDNCFIGARSEVVEGCIIREGAVLGMGVYIGKSTKIVDRATGEIFYGEVPPYSVVVSGSLPGKDLGDGKPVPSLYCAVIVKRVDEKTRSKTSINDLLRD, translated from the coding sequence ATGACGCAAGCAAATTATCATGCGTTGGAAGCACTTATTGAGCAAGCCTTTGATACACGCGATTCTATTTCAACCGATACAAAAGGTGAAGTGCGTGATAGCGTCGAGCATGTGCTTAGCCTTTTGGACAAGGGTGAGTTACGGGTGGCAGAACGCCGTGATAATGGCGAATGGCATGTTAATCAATGGGCTAAAAAGGCTGTTTTACTTTCTTTCCGGTTAAACCCTATGGCACTTATTAAAGGTGGCCCTGATGGTTCATCATGGTGGGATAAGGTGCCATCAAAATTTCATGGTTGGGGCGAAGAACAGTTTAAACAAGCAGCCTTCCGCGCTGTTCCTAATGCGATCGTGCGTCATTCTGCTTATATTGCACCTAATGTTATTTTAATGCCATCCTTTGTCAATCTTGGCGCTCATGTTGGTGAAGGTACCATGGTTGATACTTGGGCAACCGTTGGTTCATGCGCGCAAATTGGTAAAAATGTCCACCTTTCTGGCGGTGTTGGTATTGGCGGTGTATTGGAGCCATTGCAGGCAGGTCCAACAATTATTGAAGATAATTGCTTTATTGGCGCGCGCTCTGAAGTGGTTGAAGGCTGTATCATCCGCGAAGGTGCGGTTCTTGGTATGGGCGTTTATATCGGCAAATCCACTAAAATTGTTGATCGCGCGACAGGTGAAATCTTCTATGGTGAAGTGCCACCTTATTCGGTTGTTGTTTCGGGTAGCTTACCAGGTAAAGATCTTGGCGATGGTAAACCAGTGCCAAGCCTTTATTGTGCGGTCATTGTAAAGCGTGTTGATGAAAAAACCCGTTCTAAAACATCAATCAACGATCTTTTACGTGATTAA
- a CDS encoding LOG family protein: MLPEEKEGWTPFPHSNDDAAVIHKVPITPQTQSPAYRLAYTDEDFLMRREMRSVRLGLEMMKPEITLSERGIRSTVVLFGGARIPAPGQDAWAAKNDIQRKNLELASRYYDEARHFARLCSQYSATTYHREFVIVTGGGPGVMEAGNRGADDVGAPSIGLNIVLPHEQAPNPYVTPDLCFNFHYFAIRKMHFLIRAKALTIFPGGFGTLDELFETLTLIQTGRMERVPVILFGKEFWQKSINVEFLAEQGTISPDDLDLLTYVDTAQEGWDKIRNFYDLKSPV, encoded by the coding sequence ATGCTTCCTGAAGAAAAAGAGGGTTGGACCCCGTTTCCCCATTCGAATGATGATGCCGCAGTTATCCATAAAGTTCCGATCACACCGCAAACACAATCACCCGCTTATCGCCTTGCCTATACGGATGAAGACTTTTTAATGCGCCGCGAAATGCGATCCGTGCGCTTAGGCCTTGAAATGATGAAGCCGGAAATCACTTTAAGTGAGCGCGGCATTCGCTCAACGGTTGTGCTTTTTGGAGGTGCGCGTATTCCAGCACCCGGCCAAGATGCATGGGCGGCTAAAAACGACATTCAGCGAAAAAATCTTGAACTTGCCTCCCGCTATTATGACGAAGCCCGACATTTTGCCCGCCTTTGCTCGCAATATTCGGCCACGACTTACCACCGCGAATTTGTCATTGTGACCGGTGGCGGACCGGGTGTGATGGAAGCGGGCAATCGCGGTGCAGATGATGTAGGTGCACCAAGTATTGGCCTAAATATTGTTTTACCTCATGAGCAAGCACCAAATCCTTATGTAACGCCCGATCTTTGTTTTAATTTCCATTATTTTGCCATTCGCAAAATGCATTTTTTGATTCGTGCCAAGGCTTTGACAATTTTTCCAGGCGGCTTTGGAACTCTCGACGAATTATTCGAAACCCTAACTCTTATTCAAACTGGGCGAATGGAACGCGTGCCTGTGATCTTATTTGGCAAAGAGTTTTGGCAAAAATCCATCAATGTTGAATTTTTAGCCGAACAAGGTACGATTTCACCGGATGATTTGGATCTCTTAACCTATGTGGACACCGCGCAAGAAGGCTGGGATAAAATCCGCAATTTTTATGATTTAAAAAGCCCTGTTTAA
- a CDS encoding PTS fructose transporter subunit IIC has product MKLFIVIEEQGNQVLDVLAREALSAAALAAKLEVEISISPNGQALRIPVARDKDDILLVVSDTVGSLDNSDYAARFNGGDVYNIELDDVLNDASAILARFSNGKGAPKTEKSNNKETDSAGKDNLGGIKNIVAITSCPTGIAHTFMAADALLDSGKELGINIRVETQGSVGAGTPLTADEIKDADLVIIAADREVDRSRFAGKRVYASGTKVAINKGTDYIKEAANNAKLQSNQAAKEETAQQNAKGAGVYKHLMTGVSFMLPFVVVGGLFVAFAMYLGGIDISKLDTTFAAGPFAYKLYYIGKNFGLQLMVPILSGYIAFSIADRPGLVPGLIGGFLAVQIEAGFIGGIISGFLAGYIALLIIRYLKLPRSLSGLLPVLIIPLFATAAVSVVMLYVAGPPATYINLGLQGWLSSLQGPNAILLGLLLGGMMAFDLGGPVNKAAYAFAVTQVGVNGGIVAATMIAGMTPPIALACATKIFPSRFTIDECNSRVATFVLGLVFISEGAIPFAARDPFRVIPSLIAGSAVAGAMALGLGVGAAAPHGGIFLLFLGGITNPFGYFAALIAGVGVSILCLSILKKPVEANTSLKAAS; this is encoded by the coding sequence ATGAAACTCTTTATAGTAATTGAAGAACAGGGCAATCAGGTCCTTGATGTCTTGGCGCGGGAAGCTTTATCCGCTGCCGCACTTGCAGCAAAATTGGAGGTCGAGATATCGATCAGTCCTAATGGACAGGCATTGCGTATTCCCGTTGCACGTGACAAAGATGACATTTTGCTGGTTGTAAGCGATACCGTTGGATCGCTTGATAATAGTGACTATGCCGCCCGTTTTAATGGCGGGGATGTTTATAATATTGAACTTGATGATGTCCTAAATGATGCATCGGCAATATTAGCGCGGTTTTCTAATGGCAAAGGCGCTCCCAAAACTGAAAAGTCAAATAACAAAGAAACTGATAGTGCAGGCAAAGACAATCTTGGTGGAATAAAAAATATTGTAGCCATCACCTCGTGTCCAACTGGTATTGCCCATACTTTTATGGCAGCCGATGCTTTGCTTGATAGTGGTAAAGAGCTTGGTATTAATATCCGAGTTGAAACACAAGGCTCTGTTGGTGCTGGTACTCCCTTGACGGCAGATGAAATTAAAGATGCTGATCTTGTTATTATTGCAGCTGATAGAGAAGTTGATCGTTCGCGCTTTGCTGGCAAACGTGTCTATGCAAGTGGTACAAAAGTAGCCATTAATAAGGGAACAGATTATATTAAGGAAGCTGCTAACAATGCTAAGCTTCAATCCAATCAGGCTGCAAAAGAAGAAACTGCGCAACAAAATGCTAAAGGTGCAGGTGTTTATAAGCATTTGATGACAGGTGTTTCTTTCATGTTGCCTTTTGTGGTTGTTGGCGGCTTGTTCGTCGCTTTTGCTATGTATCTTGGTGGTATCGATATTAGCAAGCTTGACACTACTTTTGCGGCTGGGCCTTTCGCATATAAGTTATATTATATCGGCAAAAATTTTGGTCTTCAATTAATGGTTCCTATTTTGTCAGGGTACATTGCTTTTTCTATCGCTGATAGGCCGGGACTTGTACCAGGTTTGATTGGTGGTTTTCTGGCTGTCCAAATTGAGGCTGGGTTTATCGGTGGCATTATTTCAGGTTTTCTGGCAGGATATATAGCTCTTTTAATCATCAGATATTTAAAGCTGCCGCGCAGTCTTAGTGGCTTATTACCCGTTTTGATTATTCCGTTGTTTGCAACCGCCGCGGTAAGTGTTGTGATGTTATATGTAGCAGGGCCACCAGCGACATATATTAATTTGGGGCTTCAGGGTTGGCTTAGTAGTTTGCAAGGTCCAAATGCAATCTTGTTGGGATTATTGCTTGGTGGAATGATGGCATTTGACTTAGGTGGACCGGTCAATAAGGCAGCATATGCATTTGCCGTTACACAGGTAGGTGTAAATGGTGGAATTGTTGCGGCCACGATGATAGCTGGCATGACACCCCCTATTGCTCTTGCATGTGCAACCAAGATCTTCCCTAGCCGATTTACAATTGACGAGTGTAACTCAAGGGTTGCAACTTTTGTTTTGGGGTTAGTTTTTATTAGTGAGGGGGCTATTCCATTCGCTGCACGTGATCCATTTAGGGTTATTCCGTCATTAATTGCAGGATCAGCCGTTGCAGGTGCGATGGCCTTAGGTCTTGGTGTCGGCGCAGCTGCACCACATGGTGGAATTTTTCTTTTATTCTTAGGTGGGATAACTAATCCATTTGGTTATTTTGCAGCGCTTATCGCAGGCGTTGGCGTTTCAATTCTTTGCCTTAGCATATTAAAAAAGCCAGTAGAAGCTAATACTTCTTTAAAAGCTGCAAGCTAA
- the pfkB gene encoding 1-phosphofructokinase, translated as MTSSIMTLTLNPAIDETVYLDDLTIGNVHRATSVRFDAGGKGINVAACLGAYSIPVAATGFLGDENLTIFEKFFAARHVDDRFIRLKGATRTNVKILTPNETTDINLPGLAPGKLELNQLNTKLHEENTGYLVLAGSLPPSCPQDIYADLVAAQHARHHFSIVDCSGAALNAVLSAPYLPMVVKPNIAELSEWAGYKLSSMDEILAEGFKLQQSGVSLVVISMGSEGALFISRHGAIHASIKIENIASTVGAGDAMVAGIVASLVEHADLEATARLATAFAAGKLMLTGADLPERSVISQFSREVTCRIL; from the coding sequence ATGACCAGTTCCATAATGACCCTTACCTTAAATCCAGCAATTGATGAAACCGTTTATCTCGATGATCTAACAATTGGCAATGTTCATCGCGCAACTTCAGTGCGCTTTGATGCAGGTGGCAAAGGCATTAATGTTGCTGCATGTCTTGGTGCTTATAGCATTCCAGTTGCTGCTACAGGATTTTTAGGCGATGAAAATCTCACGATTTTTGAAAAATTTTTCGCAGCACGTCATGTTGATGACCGGTTTATTAGGCTTAAAGGTGCAACACGCACCAATGTCAAAATTTTAACGCCAAATGAAACAACCGATATTAATTTGCCTGGACTTGCTCCCGGTAAGCTCGAGTTAAATCAGCTTAATACAAAACTTCATGAAGAAAATACTGGTTATCTTGTGTTAGCCGGTAGTTTGCCGCCGAGCTGTCCGCAAGATATTTATGCAGACCTTGTCGCGGCACAGCATGCTCGTCATCATTTTAGTATTGTTGATTGTTCAGGCGCGGCTCTCAATGCTGTTTTGTCTGCTCCATATTTACCAATGGTTGTAAAGCCCAATATTGCTGAGTTGAGTGAATGGGCTGGATATAAATTAAGTAGCATGGATGAAATTTTGGCTGAAGGATTTAAATTACAGCAAAGTGGTGTTAGTTTGGTTGTAATATCTATGGGCAGCGAAGGTGCCTTATTTATTTCACGCCATGGAGCAATTCACGCATCAATCAAAATAGAAAATATAGCAAGTACCGTAGGTGCAGGTGACGCTATGGTGGCGGGTATTGTTGCAAGTTTAGTCGAGCATGCTGATTTAGAAGCAACTGCGCGCCTTGCTACAGCTTTCGCCGCAGGAAAATTAATGCTTACAGGCGCTGATTTACCCGAACGCTCGGTGATTTCGCAGTTTTCGCGCGAGGTTACTTGTCGAATTTTGTAA
- the ptsP gene encoding phosphoenolpyruvate--protein phosphotransferase, with the protein MALNSTSSKEKLIQLGSDVIDKKSAIEAVGKLLIDAGAVDEGYVNSMLGRENVANTWLGSGVAIPHGMVEDKDLVKEDAVAVLQVPKGVDWGNGEVAYLIFGIAAKGEGHLNTLRQLTRLLRKPIVLEKLIKTNDKHDVVEAVFNGNDGAQDEAAANLAPVKDYAICEEWSVDYPNGLHARPASVWIDAARASKTKLQARNGNVISDIKSLVSLLELNAKAGDIVVFSAADDDGTDNARQDLQTFIKAVKGLTASEKQAAEKAALKKAEQAMTNWVPPSGKTPIIGVSASPGLAIGAVYKVSSQNVEVTDIPVSIAQGGPILQHAIETTRAQMKALVDDVTRRLGASDAAIFSAQSELLDDESLIAATCRHMVEGHGVAWSWSKAIHETAERLKSSSNPLLAARSADLLDVGRRVLGQIDPALATGSLSDLPEGGVIIIADDLSPSDTAGLVPGRVIAIATALGGPTSHTAILARTLGLPAVVAAGPSLLDARDGQFAIIDGNGGGVWFDPDSVDQNAAKTEIEKIAKEQEKQKAERGLPATTLDDYTIDIAANINQPEQVPLALSQGAEGVGLMRTEFLFLERGDTPDEDEQYATYRAMLNALGDKPLIVRALDIGGDKQVAHLDLPHEENPFLGVRGARLLLRRPDLLYPQLRALYRAAKDGGNLSIMFPMIMSLDEVLALKERAEEIRQSIGAPSVPLGIMIEVPAAAIMADVLAEHVDFFSIGTNDLTQYTLAVDRQNPDLAASADSLHPSVLRMIDLTVKGAKKYDRWVGVCGGIAGDAYGATLLAGLGVTELSMTPRDIPAVKARFRTESLTQMRQRAQNALQLKTAKEVRALDKKTVQDNK; encoded by the coding sequence ATGGCTTTAAACAGCACTTCCTCAAAAGAAAAACTCATCCAACTTGGTAGCGATGTCATTGACAAAAAATCGGCGATTGAAGCGGTCGGCAAATTATTGATTGATGCTGGCGCAGTGGATGAGGGGTATGTCAACTCTATGTTGGGACGTGAAAACGTTGCTAATACCTGGCTAGGTTCCGGCGTTGCAATTCCTCATGGCATGGTTGAGGATAAGGATCTGGTTAAAGAGGACGCGGTTGCTGTTTTACAAGTTCCCAAGGGGGTTGATTGGGGAAATGGTGAGGTGGCCTATCTTATTTTTGGCATCGCGGCTAAAGGGGAAGGCCACCTCAATACATTACGCCAATTGACAAGATTGTTGCGAAAGCCGATCGTTTTAGAAAAGCTTATTAAAACTAATGATAAGCATGATGTTGTTGAGGCAGTTTTTAACGGTAATGATGGCGCACAAGATGAAGCTGCTGCAAATCTTGCCCCAGTTAAAGATTATGCCATTTGTGAAGAATGGTCGGTTGATTATCCAAACGGTCTTCATGCGCGGCCAGCATCAGTTTGGATTGATGCGGCAAGAGCATCTAAAACAAAATTGCAGGCACGCAATGGCAATGTCATTTCAGATATTAAAAGCTTGGTGTCCCTACTTGAACTCAATGCCAAAGCTGGTGATATAGTTGTTTTTTCAGCAGCCGATGATGATGGAACAGATAATGCACGCCAAGATTTGCAAACCTTTATCAAGGCGGTAAAAGGTTTAACTGCCTCAGAAAAGCAAGCCGCAGAAAAAGCAGCACTTAAAAAAGCTGAACAGGCAATGACCAACTGGGTGCCGCCATCAGGAAAAACTCCGATAATTGGTGTTAGCGCTAGTCCGGGCTTGGCAATAGGTGCGGTTTATAAAGTAAGTAGCCAAAATGTTGAGGTTACGGATATTCCAGTAAGTATAGCGCAAGGCGGTCCAATCCTTCAACATGCAATTGAAACAACGCGCGCTCAAATGAAAGCGCTGGTTGATGATGTAACGAGGCGTTTGGGTGCCAGTGATGCTGCAATTTTTTCAGCACAAAGTGAATTGCTTGATGATGAAAGCCTAATTGCTGCAACGTGCCGTCATATGGTTGAAGGGCATGGCGTTGCTTGGTCTTGGTCAAAGGCTATCCATGAAACGGCCGAACGCCTGAAGTCCTCTAGCAATCCATTGCTTGCCGCGCGTTCAGCTGATTTGTTAGATGTTGGTCGCCGCGTGCTTGGGCAAATCGATCCAGCTCTTGCCACCGGCTCATTAAGTGATCTTCCAGAAGGTGGCGTGATTATCATTGCTGATGATTTGTCGCCGTCAGACACTGCAGGGCTTGTCCCCGGCCGTGTCATTGCAATAGCAACAGCTTTAGGTGGTCCAACGTCTCACACTGCAATTCTTGCACGTACGCTTGGCTTGCCTGCTGTTGTAGCAGCCGGTCCGTCGCTGCTTGATGCACGAGATGGGCAATTTGCAATTATTGATGGCAATGGCGGCGGCGTTTGGTTCGATCCTGATAGTGTTGATCAAAATGCCGCAAAAACTGAAATTGAAAAAATTGCAAAAGAGCAGGAAAAGCAAAAGGCCGAGCGGGGACTTCCAGCGACAACGCTTGATGATTATACAATTGATATTGCTGCTAATATTAATCAGCCTGAGCAAGTACCGCTTGCTCTTTCGCAAGGCGCCGAAGGCGTTGGACTTATGCGAACAGAATTTCTATTTTTAGAGCGCGGTGATACTCCTGATGAGGATGAGCAATATGCAACCTATCGGGCTATGCTTAATGCTTTAGGCGATAAGCCACTTATTGTCCGTGCGCTAGATATTGGCGGCGATAAACAGGTGGCGCATCTTGATTTACCCCATGAAGAAAATCCGTTTTTAGGTGTGCGCGGCGCACGCTTATTATTGCGGCGGCCAGATCTTCTTTATCCGCAACTGCGCGCTTTATATCGTGCAGCTAAGGATGGTGGCAATTTATCCATAATGTTTCCAATGATTATGTCGCTTGATGAAGTTTTGGCTTTAAAAGAACGGGCGGAAGAAATTCGTCAATCTATTGGTGCGCCAAGTGTGCCTCTTGGTATTATGATTGAAGTTCCAGCTGCAGCTATTATGGCAGATGTTCTTGCCGAGCATGTAGATTTCTTTTCCATTGGGACAAATGATCTTACCCAATATACATTGGCGGTGGATCGGCAAAATCCTGATCTTGCAGCCTCGGCAGATAGTTTGCATCCATCGGTTTTACGCATGATTGATCTTACGGTTAAGGGCGCAAAAAAATATGATCGTTGGGTGGGAGTATGTGGCGGTATTGCAGGCGATGCTTATGGGGCAACCTTGCTAGCAGGACTTGGCGTTACCGAACTTTCGATGACACCGCGCGATATTCCTGCGGTTAAAGCACGTTTTCGAACAGAAAGCCTAACGCAAATGCGCCAACGCGCCCAAAATGCTCTTCAACTTAAAACCGCAAAAGAAGTGCGCGCATTAGATAAAAAAACTGTGCAGGATAATAAATAA
- a CDS encoding LacI family DNA-binding transcriptional regulator produces the protein MVKSCSKTISIKDVAKAAGVSTATVSRTLANGKVSDDMREKVETAILKTGYRPNLAARRLRSRQNKTIGLIVADIRNPFFTSIARFIEKAVEKEGFRIILCNTDENTEREKEHLSQMIEERVAGVILASTPEGLSNLDNWPTSIPLVLIDRTLPHAKFDQVKIDNENASHEMIRHMVKNGRKKILCLYSENSVTGLARKNGYEIAIQEMGLAASSQAIAHGSSLSQIAAIFENITDIDGVFISNGVLALRVCTALLQAKISIPQQLSVATFDDEPWAALIAGGLSVIDQPKEAIAQQAVRLLFQRMEKPEIDPELVVLAGQPIFRNSTQNY, from the coding sequence GTGGTAAAATCTTGCTCTAAAACAATTAGCATCAAAGATGTAGCTAAAGCTGCTGGCGTTTCAACGGCAACCGTTTCGCGCACCCTTGCCAATGGCAAGGTCAGTGATGATATGCGCGAAAAGGTTGAAACTGCCATTTTGAAAACTGGCTATCGGCCTAATTTGGCGGCACGGCGATTACGCTCGCGGCAAAACAAAACAATAGGATTGATTGTTGCCGATATTCGCAACCCTTTTTTTACCAGTATTGCTCGCTTTATTGAAAAGGCAGTAGAAAAAGAGGGCTTTCGTATTATTTTATGTAATACGGATGAAAATACTGAGCGTGAAAAAGAACATTTATCGCAAATGATTGAAGAACGGGTTGCAGGTGTTATCCTTGCTTCAACACCTGAAGGCCTTAGCAATCTTGATAATTGGCCAACCTCTATTCCCTTAGTCTTGATTGACCGAACCCTCCCACATGCTAAATTTGACCAAGTAAAAATCGACAATGAAAATGCAAGCCATGAAATGATTCGACATATGGTTAAAAATGGCAGAAAAAAAATTCTTTGTCTTTATAGCGAAAATAGCGTTACTGGTCTTGCCCGCAAAAACGGCTATGAAATAGCGATTCAAGAGATGGGGTTGGCTGCCAGTAGCCAAGCCATTGCCCATGGCTCATCCCTTTCCCAGATTGCAGCTATTTTTGAAAATATCACTGATATTGACGGCGTGTTTATCAGCAATGGTGTTTTAGCCTTGCGCGTTTGCACAGCCTTGTTGCAAGCAAAAATTTCTATTCCACAACAATTATCCGTTGCAACATTTGATGATGAGCCATGGGCAGCTCTCATCGCTGGCGGACTTAGCGTCATCGACCAACCCAAAGAAGCTATTGCTCAACAAGCGGTACGGCTATTATTTCAGCGCATGGAAAAACCTGAAATAGATCCTGAATTGGTAGTATTAGCCGGTCAGCCAATTTTTAGGAACTCTACTCAAAATTATTAA
- a CDS encoding peptidase, translating to MPSRRNFIALAPAILGAMTILPKISKAQSSATPSATPSGNQAINASVFYSNHIKSVTAVTEVFGRSQRTTAAIIEYDQAIQHENISNTQWSVAGRTILKAYASNNAKKTPNASNGVFIILELDPNDEGAEIYSPKIETPATVMVSQVKPLQTVSGKIYAPTNKAIINTRQVNLIVDDFLQFRYVDPLTGLLLNYNLYIPKNYDKAKSYPLVLFMHDAGVTGTNPLRTLQQGLGAVSFASPLDQEVNPAFVLAPQYPTAIANDASQTSDYADVTIRLIKSLLGDYNIDSKRLYTTGQSGGCMTSIALNIKYPDFFAASFLVAGQWDPTQVAPLAKHKIWIIVSQDDDKAYPGMNAITDTLEQNGAKITRAIWDGQSSPSEFQAAQDNMINEGPDSNIYYVAFRTGTVIPVGENGRGGGHVWTWPIAYAIPSVRHWLLSQQKT from the coding sequence ATGCCTTCACGTCGTAATTTTATTGCGCTTGCACCGGCTATTCTTGGTGCGATGACTATCTTACCCAAAATTTCAAAGGCTCAATCAAGCGCCACACCAAGCGCCACACCAAGCGGCAATCAAGCAATCAATGCATCCGTATTTTATAGCAACCATATTAAATCTGTCACTGCTGTTACGGAGGTATTTGGGCGCAGCCAACGCACAACTGCGGCAATCATTGAATATGACCAAGCAATCCAGCATGAAAATATATCAAATACTCAATGGAGTGTTGCTGGTCGCACCATATTGAAAGCCTATGCAAGCAATAACGCTAAAAAAACGCCAAATGCGAGCAATGGTGTCTTTATCATCCTTGAGCTTGATCCAAATGACGAGGGGGCAGAAATATATTCGCCTAAAATTGAAACGCCTGCAACGGTCATGGTCTCACAAGTTAAACCATTACAAACAGTGTCGGGAAAAATCTATGCACCAACGAATAAAGCTATTATCAATACAAGACAAGTAAACCTTATTGTTGATGATTTTTTGCAATTTAGATATGTCGATCCTTTAACTGGTTTACTGCTCAATTATAATTTATATATTCCTAAAAATTACGATAAAGCCAAGTCTTATCCATTAGTCTTATTTATGCATGATGCTGGTGTTACTGGAACCAATCCACTTAGGACCTTACAACAAGGATTGGGAGCGGTTTCCTTTGCAAGTCCGCTAGATCAAGAAGTCAATCCCGCTTTTGTCCTTGCCCCTCAATATCCAACCGCCATTGCAAATGACGCTTCGCAAACTAGCGATTACGCAGATGTTACCATTCGTCTTATCAAAAGCCTATTAGGCGATTATAACATTGATAGCAAACGCCTTTACACAACAGGCCAGTCGGGTGGTTGCATGACGTCCATCGCGTTGAATATTAAATATCCTGATTTCTTTGCGGCCTCATTTTTGGTGGCCGGTCAATGGGATCCCACACAGGTTGCGCCATTAGCGAAGCATAAAATTTGGATTATCGTCTCACAAGATGATGATAAGGCATATCCTGGCATGAATGCGATCACCGACACACTAGAACAAAATGGTGCTAAAATAACCCGCGCCATTTGGGATGGCCAGTCAAGTCCATCTGAGTTTCAAGCAGCTCAAGACAACATGATCAATGAAGGGCCAGATAGCAACATATATTATGTTGCTTTTCGTACCGGAACGGTCATTCCTGTTGGCGAAAATGGTCGCGGCGGTGGCCATGTCTGGACGTGGCCAATAGCTTATGCAATCCCCAGTGTGCGCCACTGGCTACTAAGTCAACAGAAAACATAA